A DNA window from Legionella sp. MW5194 contains the following coding sequences:
- a CDS encoding GGDEF domain-containing protein, translating into MIDPQLKQKIINTISKYEQRCNTLQDEINHLRQIISLLLTLPLGISGDLVTTLKEDVAAHKDSETILTQVERLIATLTPAQSDDLPSHQAISETVNQSLKQLLSHLAIPEELHDKVEHVKTLLRSEITRELLPSVIDNFTKLVIDAFSIEQSQLKNYLQDLTSQLHDFDSYLKFANENSQQAKHHTQQLESGIATNINQIQSHVDKAKTIEELSGKISENLATIEQRIKEFKDSEQQRVKAYEAEVQKLQQKLSESERAAEEIKHKLTSQQVIINQDSLTGLPNRASYDEHIHEAYNRWQRGYGELSLAIADIDHFKKINDNYGHLAGDKVLKKVAALFKNSIRSVDFIARYGGEEFIFIFERTSEKEAKRILESLRFAVETCEFCYRDTRVDVTVSFGLTTFKADEDIETLFMRADAAMYQAKRAGRNRVEVL; encoded by the coding sequence ATGATTGATCCGCAGCTGAAGCAAAAAATTATTAACACAATCAGCAAATACGAGCAGCGTTGCAATACGCTGCAGGATGAAATTAATCATCTGCGTCAAATCATCAGCCTGTTATTAACCCTGCCGCTCGGGATTTCTGGCGATCTGGTGACAACGCTTAAAGAAGACGTCGCTGCCCACAAAGACTCGGAAACCATTCTCACTCAGGTTGAGCGTTTAATTGCCACTTTGACACCGGCTCAATCCGATGATCTGCCGTCCCATCAGGCAATCAGTGAGACGGTCAACCAAAGCCTCAAACAGTTGTTAAGCCATTTAGCCATTCCTGAGGAACTTCATGACAAGGTGGAGCACGTCAAAACCCTGTTAAGGAGTGAAATTACCCGCGAGCTATTGCCCAGCGTGATAGATAATTTTACCAAACTGGTGATTGACGCCTTCAGCATTGAGCAGAGTCAGTTAAAAAATTATTTACAGGATTTAACCAGTCAACTGCATGATTTTGACAGTTATTTAAAATTCGCCAATGAAAACAGTCAGCAGGCCAAGCACCATACACAGCAACTGGAAAGCGGCATCGCCACCAACATCAATCAGATTCAAAGCCATGTCGACAAGGCTAAAACCATTGAAGAATTATCCGGGAAAATCAGTGAGAATTTAGCCACGATTGAACAGCGGATTAAAGAATTTAAAGACAGCGAACAGCAGCGTGTGAAAGCTTACGAAGCCGAGGTGCAGAAATTACAGCAGAAACTGTCTGAATCCGAGAGGGCTGCTGAGGAAATCAAGCATAAATTAACCTCGCAACAGGTGATCATTAATCAGGATAGCTTAACCGGACTGCCCAACAGGGCATCTTACGATGAACACATTCACGAAGCCTATAACCGCTGGCAGCGTGGCTACGGCGAATTGTCGTTGGCCATTGCCGACATCGATCATTTTAAAAAAATCAATGACAATTACGGGCATCTGGCGGGAGACAAAGTGTTGAAAAAGGTCGCCGCTCTGTTTAAAAATTCAATCCGTTCGGTGGATTTTATCGCCCGTTACGGTGGTGAAGAATTTATCTTTATTTTTGAACGGACCAGTGAGAAAGAAGCAAAACGTATCCTTGAATCCCTGCGTTTCGCCGTGGAGACCTGCGAGTTTTGTTATCGGGACACGCGTGTCGATGTCACGGTTTCCTTCGGTTTGACCACATTTAAAGCGGATGAGGACATTGAAACCCTGTTCATGCGTGCAGATGCCGCCATGTATCAGGCCAAACGAGCCGGCCGCAACCGCGTAGAAGTACTCTAG
- the lipA gene encoding lipoyl synthase produces MSKFKEIPVVVESGHKYKTAEGIVAIKDGIKSVNSHAERLPKPKWLRIVNHTTPAYQQVKEQVVKHRLATVCEEAKCPNIAECWSHGTATIMLMGAVCTRACRFCSVDTGNPHGWLDKDEPANTANTVALMNLDYVVLTSVNRDDLPDGGAHHYADTIRAIKARCPTTKVEALTPDFQGVEADVAVLLDSGVDVFAQNVETVERLTHPVRDNRAGYWQTLNVLAFAKRYRPDVLTKTSLMLGLGETDEEIIATMDDLRRRQVDILTLGQYLQPTKNHLPVARYVTPEQFIEFREIGLSKGFFEVASGPMVRSSYRADRVFKRDNLGL; encoded by the coding sequence ATGAGTAAATTTAAAGAAATACCTGTCGTGGTCGAAAGCGGCCATAAATACAAGACGGCAGAAGGCATTGTTGCAATTAAGGATGGCATCAAGTCTGTGAATAGCCACGCCGAGCGTTTGCCCAAACCCAAGTGGCTGCGCATCGTCAATCACACCACGCCCGCCTACCAGCAGGTGAAAGAACAGGTCGTGAAACACCGCCTGGCGACAGTCTGTGAGGAAGCCAAATGCCCTAATATCGCGGAATGCTGGTCCCATGGGACCGCGACCATTATGCTGATGGGTGCGGTGTGCACGCGCGCCTGCCGCTTTTGTTCGGTGGACACCGGCAACCCTCATGGCTGGCTGGATAAAGACGAGCCTGCCAATACAGCCAACACGGTAGCGCTCATGAACCTCGATTACGTGGTGTTAACCTCCGTCAATCGTGATGATTTGCCCGATGGGGGCGCTCACCATTACGCCGATACCATTCGCGCCATTAAAGCCCGCTGCCCGACAACCAAAGTAGAAGCCTTAACACCTGATTTTCAGGGGGTTGAAGCCGATGTCGCGGTTTTACTGGACAGCGGGGTGGATGTGTTTGCCCAGAATGTCGAAACGGTCGAACGCTTGACCCATCCGGTAAGGGATAACCGCGCCGGCTACTGGCAGACCCTGAATGTCCTGGCTTTTGCCAAGCGCTACCGCCCCGATGTGTTGACCAAGACCAGTTTAATGCTTGGCCTTGGCGAAACCGACGAAGAAATCATTGCGACCATGGATGATTTACGCCGGCGACAGGTTGATATTCTGACGTTGGGACAATACCTGCAGCCGACAAAAAACCATTTACCGGTGGCGCGTTATGTCACGCCTGAACAGTTCATTGAATTTCGTGAAATAGGGCTGTCCAAAGGCTTTTTTGAAGTGGCTTCAGGCCCTATGGTACGATCAAGTTATCGTGCCGATCGGGTATTTAAACGGGATAATCTGGGGCTTTAG
- a CDS encoding dimethylarginine dimethylaminohydrolase family protein, which produces MFTRAIVRQPAKSLVHGLTSANLGHPDYELALAQHQHYVEMLRACDLEVTVLPPADEFPDSCFIEDPALLTGHGAILTRPGALSRIGEVVLNREAIAAFYGENIKEITAPGTLDAGDVLRVDNHFYIGLSKRTNQEGAKQLIRILTHYEYTASVVPLKDALHLKTGVSYLDKGNLLVSGEFINHPEFRLLQQHVIDEEESYAANCLLINDIVLMPAGFPKTRHLISSLGYDIIEIDVSEFRKLDGGLSCLSLRF; this is translated from the coding sequence ATGTTCACACGTGCCATCGTTCGACAACCGGCCAAAAGCCTGGTGCATGGACTCACCTCGGCTAACCTGGGTCACCCGGATTATGAATTGGCGCTTGCACAACATCAACATTACGTGGAAATGCTGCGTGCCTGTGACCTTGAGGTGACGGTTTTGCCTCCGGCGGACGAATTTCCGGATTCCTGTTTCATTGAAGATCCTGCTCTTCTCACTGGCCATGGTGCCATTTTAACCCGCCCGGGTGCGTTGTCGCGTATAGGCGAGGTGGTCTTGAATCGCGAGGCGATTGCCGCGTTTTACGGAGAAAACATCAAGGAAATCACCGCGCCAGGGACCCTGGACGCGGGGGATGTGCTGCGCGTGGACAACCATTTTTATATCGGTTTGTCTAAACGAACCAATCAGGAAGGGGCGAAGCAGCTTATCCGCATCCTGACGCACTACGAATACACCGCTTCCGTGGTCCCGTTGAAGGACGCGCTTCACTTGAAAACGGGCGTCAGTTACCTGGATAAGGGCAATTTACTGGTGAGCGGCGAGTTCATTAATCATCCGGAATTCAGACTGTTGCAGCAGCATGTCATTGATGAAGAGGAAAGCTATGCGGCCAATTGCCTTTTAATTAATGACATAGTGCTCATGCCCGCCGGCTTTCCAAAAACCAGACACCTTATCAGCAGCCTTGGTTATGACATCATTGAAATCGATGTCAGCGAATTCCGCAAACTGGATGGCGGATTAAGCTGTTTGTCGCTGCGGTTTTGA
- the cas1f gene encoding type I-F CRISPR-associated endonuclease Cas1f produces MEILTDLKAILHSKRANIYYLEKCRIMQKDGRVLYLTEAKQENQYWNIPIANTTCLLLGTGTSITQAAMRMLAQAGVLVGFCGGGGTPLLMANEVEWLTPQSEYRPTEYMQGWMKFWFDDRKRLYGAKQFQMARVAFLKKAWIKSRELQAEGFNPDDLQQELSICETKINSAEDVNQLLQSEAELTKKLYQYAANRTQYGKFGREREGTDKANLFLNHGNYLAYGLAATTLWVLGIPHGFAVLHGKTRRGALVFDVADLIKDALILPWAFICAKENSSEQDFRQTCIQVFIDHNALDYLFDHVKALALNTCWETGTDGELS; encoded by the coding sequence ATGGAAATACTAACGGATTTAAAGGCCATTCTTCATTCTAAACGCGCCAATATTTATTATTTGGAAAAATGCCGCATTATGCAAAAAGATGGGCGCGTTTTGTATCTAACAGAAGCAAAGCAGGAAAATCAATACTGGAATATTCCCATTGCGAATACTACCTGTTTATTATTGGGGACAGGAACATCGATTACACAGGCCGCAATGCGGATGCTTGCTCAAGCAGGTGTCTTGGTTGGATTTTGTGGGGGTGGCGGTACTCCCTTATTGATGGCAAATGAGGTCGAGTGGCTTACTCCCCAAAGTGAGTACCGGCCTACGGAATATATGCAGGGATGGATGAAATTCTGGTTTGATGACAGAAAGCGTCTGTATGGTGCAAAACAATTCCAAATGGCTCGTGTCGCTTTTCTGAAAAAGGCCTGGATAAAAAGCCGTGAACTTCAGGCTGAAGGCTTTAATCCTGATGATTTGCAGCAGGAACTGTCAATTTGTGAAACAAAAATCAATAGCGCAGAAGATGTCAATCAATTACTTCAAAGCGAGGCAGAGTTAACAAAAAAACTTTACCAATATGCTGCAAACCGAACTCAATACGGTAAATTTGGCCGTGAGCGCGAAGGTACGGATAAAGCAAACCTATTTTTAAATCATGGAAATTACCTTGCTTATGGCCTTGCAGCAACCACACTTTGGGTGCTTGGAATCCCTCACGGTTTTGCGGTTTTGCATGGGAAAACACGACGGGGAGCATTGGTCTTTGACGTGGCAGACTTGATTAAGGATGCTCTTATTCTCCCTTGGGCTTTTATCTGTGCAAAGGAAAACAGCAGTGAGCAGGACTTTCGTCAGACGTGTATACAGGTTTTCATCGATCATAATGCATTAGACTATCTGTTTGATCACGTTAAAGCGCTGGCGTTGAACACCTGTTGGGAAACTGGAACTGACGGAGAATTATCATGA
- the cas3f gene encoding type I-F CRISPR-associated helicase Cas3f, producing the protein MMVIFVSQCEKKALARTRRVLDAFADRIGDNTWQTMITQEGLLAVKKLLRKTASKNTAVSCHWVRARSRTELIWIVGNKNKFDREGRVPVNRTSNNQVYRDDLLDWHLLPVIRALTCLAALFHDWGKANARFQQKLNKNYKGLQADRLRHEWVSCLLLKAFILNTEHPTSDTAWLTKLKEGLIDEQLIKEKLGSLKKPLADLPNIAKLIAWLIVTHHKLPVNLNNLFNGSKCHSLDGLLSLIDQQWGYENNTMDELRVCLEFPHGLLTQSNKWLSQLRRWSAKLLDFQEIISQSINDGSYRLLMHHARLCLMLGDHYFSSLTIDQTRHWQHTTELIANTQKDKSPKQALDQHLVGVYESARDVIGKLPIIENGLESSLNTAELKKKSTGAYAWQDNAARKVRDWRKEQNDIKKGFFAVNIASTGSGKTFANAKVMMSLSEDGDSLRYILALGLRTLTLQTGDEYRDRIFKKSDGSDLAVLIGSKAIADLHYQGKQEQIQEHEQGSESIEPLLASSDEIFYKGEMPDDGLTTILRRDKDRQMLYAPVLVCTIDHIIAATETTRGGRYILPALRLLSSDLVIDEVDDFTGSDLIAIGRLIHLAGMLGRKVMISSATIPPAMAEGYFNAYSEGWILYCKTRNASPVIGCAWIDEFSTQVEEIETRAHAVKEFRKIHDQYIDRRVDNLSKLLPKRRAMVMSCEQAMQVNDEPIMRNKREVWFNRIIQSALDLHEHNHTIDKKTGLRVSFGVLRMANIQPCINLSLYLLDYIWPLNTEARIMAYHSRQVLLLRHEQEKHLDHVLKRKEQKDEQPRAFYDLTIRNHLDTISASHSAVTNVLFILVATPVEEVGRDHDFDWAVIEPSSYRSIIQLAGRVKRHRDGEVKQANISILQYNWRTIKYGDEERKPRFYLPGYEPVPQQRQGNKLCNEKDDCLKSHDLFKIVDTHLINNRLDSVPRIQERPKDSKTPMALFEHAVIDSQLTYYAGEGPETLQGYITRYWGLTALPQFLNSFRKAMNNIKLYRATNAQGETWFTERDSKGDFTYTTSGELVRRDDAYRITTMSLSSAQTVRLWLPRDYVQLLREQIERQEMTLHKAVSLYGELSLDFYEYNVNSDYVYNDQLGLYKKESNHA; encoded by the coding sequence ATGATGGTGATTTTCGTTTCCCAATGCGAGAAGAAAGCTTTAGCTAGAACTCGTCGTGTCCTGGATGCTTTTGCCGATCGTATTGGTGATAACACGTGGCAAACAATGATTACCCAGGAGGGATTGCTTGCAGTTAAAAAGCTATTGAGAAAAACTGCCAGTAAAAATACGGCAGTGAGTTGTCATTGGGTAAGGGCAAGGTCTAGGACGGAACTGATATGGATTGTAGGAAATAAAAACAAATTTGATCGTGAGGGCAGAGTACCTGTCAACCGAACCTCTAATAATCAGGTTTACCGGGATGATTTACTGGATTGGCACTTACTACCTGTTATTCGGGCACTTACCTGTCTGGCGGCATTATTTCATGATTGGGGTAAGGCAAACGCTCGCTTTCAACAAAAGTTAAATAAAAATTATAAAGGCTTGCAAGCAGACAGGTTACGCCATGAATGGGTATCCTGCTTATTGCTTAAGGCATTCATTTTAAATACAGAGCATCCAACCTCAGACACTGCTTGGTTGACCAAACTAAAAGAAGGCTTGATAGATGAGCAACTGATTAAGGAAAAGCTTGGAAGTTTGAAAAAGCCCTTGGCTGATTTGCCAAATATTGCCAAATTAATTGCTTGGTTAATTGTGACCCATCATAAATTACCTGTTAATCTAAACAATCTTTTTAATGGAAGTAAATGTCATAGTCTGGATGGGTTACTTAGTCTCATTGATCAACAGTGGGGCTATGAAAATAATACCATGGATGAGTTAAGGGTTTGTTTAGAATTTCCTCACGGATTATTAACTCAGTCCAATAAATGGTTGTCACAACTCAGACGTTGGTCAGCCAAGCTGCTGGATTTTCAGGAAATTATTTCACAAAGTATAAACGATGGTAGTTATCGGCTACTGATGCATCATGCCCGCCTGTGTTTAATGTTAGGCGATCATTATTTTTCATCGTTGACGATTGATCAAACCCGTCACTGGCAGCACACAACGGAATTGATTGCCAATACTCAAAAGGACAAATCGCCCAAGCAGGCTCTGGATCAACATTTAGTCGGTGTCTACGAAAGTGCCAGAGATGTGATAGGAAAACTACCCATTATAGAAAATGGCCTGGAATCCAGTCTGAATACAGCTGAATTAAAAAAGAAAAGTACCGGGGCCTACGCTTGGCAGGATAATGCAGCCAGAAAAGTTCGTGATTGGCGTAAAGAGCAGAACGACATCAAAAAGGGTTTTTTTGCAGTGAATATCGCTAGCACTGGCTCCGGTAAAACTTTTGCAAATGCCAAAGTGATGATGTCCCTTTCCGAGGATGGTGATAGTCTTCGGTACATCCTTGCTCTTGGTTTGCGCACACTCACATTACAAACAGGCGATGAATACCGAGATCGTATATTCAAAAAAAGTGATGGCTCGGATCTGGCCGTGTTAATTGGTTCTAAAGCCATTGCCGATCTGCACTACCAGGGCAAACAGGAACAGATACAGGAACATGAGCAAGGTTCAGAATCCATCGAGCCTCTGCTGGCTAGTTCGGATGAAATTTTTTACAAGGGCGAGATGCCTGACGACGGTTTAACAACAATCTTGAGAAGAGATAAAGACCGACAGATGCTATACGCGCCTGTTCTGGTATGTACTATTGATCACATCATAGCGGCAACAGAGACAACGCGAGGAGGGCGGTATATTTTGCCTGCATTACGATTACTATCCTCCGATTTGGTAATTGATGAGGTGGATGATTTTACTGGCAGTGATTTAATCGCTATTGGTCGCTTGATCCATCTGGCAGGTATGCTGGGGCGCAAGGTGATGATTTCTTCAGCGACCATACCACCCGCAATGGCTGAAGGTTATTTTAATGCGTACAGCGAAGGATGGATACTTTACTGTAAAACCCGCAATGCAAGCCCTGTTATTGGTTGCGCATGGATTGATGAATTTTCCACACAGGTTGAAGAAATTGAAACCCGGGCGCATGCCGTAAAAGAGTTTCGTAAAATTCATGATCAATATATCGATAGACGAGTTGACAATTTAAGCAAATTATTGCCGAAACGAAGAGCAATGGTAATGAGTTGCGAACAGGCGATGCAAGTTAATGATGAGCCTATTATGAGAAATAAACGTGAAGTTTGGTTTAATCGAATCATTCAATCCGCCCTTGACCTGCATGAACACAACCACACAATTGATAAAAAAACAGGCTTACGTGTTTCTTTTGGGGTCCTGCGTATGGCTAATATTCAACCCTGCATTAACTTGTCTCTTTATCTATTAGATTACATTTGGCCTTTAAACACGGAAGCAAGAATCATGGCTTATCACAGCAGGCAAGTATTATTGCTACGTCATGAACAGGAAAAGCACCTTGATCACGTTTTAAAACGTAAAGAGCAAAAGGATGAACAACCACGCGCTTTTTACGATCTGACAATTCGAAATCACCTCGATACCATTTCTGCCAGTCACTCCGCAGTAACGAATGTCTTATTTATTCTTGTCGCTACACCAGTAGAAGAAGTTGGGCGGGATCATGATTTTGACTGGGCGGTTATAGAACCTTCGTCCTACCGTTCGATTATTCAATTGGCGGGACGCGTCAAACGCCATCGGGATGGCGAGGTCAAGCAGGCCAATATCAGCATTCTTCAGTATAACTGGAGAACAATTAAATATGGGGATGAGGAAAGAAAGCCGCGTTTTTACTTACCGGGTTATGAGCCTGTTCCTCAACAACGCCAAGGCAACAAATTATGTAATGAAAAAGACGATTGCTTAAAAAGTCATGATCTTTTCAAAATAGTCGATACCCACTTAATAAATAATCGGCTTGATTCTGTTCCAAGAATTCAAGAAAGGCCAAAGGACAGTAAAACGCCTATGGCATTATTCGAACATGCCGTAATTGACAGCCAATTAACTTATTATGCAGGAGAGGGGCCGGAAACGTTGCAGGGGTACATAACCCGCTATTGGGGCCTTACTGCTTTACCGCAATTCCTTAACTCTTTTCGTAAAGCGATGAACAATATCAAGTTATATCGGGCAACCAATGCACAAGGTGAAACCTGGTTTACTGAGCGTGATTCAAAGGGCGATTTCACTTACACCACTTCCGGCGAACTGGTGCGCCGGGATGATGCCTACCGGATCACAACGATGTCTTTGTCGTCTGCGCAAACAGTACGACTCTGGTTGCCCCGTGATTATGTTCAATTGTTGAGGGAACAGATTGAGAGGCAAGAAATGACTCTCCATAAAGCGGTAAGTCTCTATGGGGAACTGAGTTTGGATTTTTATGAATATAACGTTAATAGTGACTATGTGTATAACGATCAATTAGGTTTATATAAAAAGGAGAGCAATCATGCTTGA
- the csy1 gene encoding type I-F CRISPR-associated protein Csy1, producing MLDPAIAAFFSERKEGWLKKKIKAGLEASEEAAIRQECEELFGLENWLPRAAKRIQQISISTHPCTFSHPSSRKNKNGYVTAIIAKAPSGADGYLRTGNTPAELDALGNAAVLDVFKFLSIMTDNGMTVIEHIRQNTEWAKALLNIKAESHENLRNDFISILSSNETVITSSKIKQVYFPIGDDYHLLSILHNSGLMFKLRDRIDALRFSDTVKKGRELKRSNSYHESGFKEIYNIVTIGYGGTKPQNISVLNNQHGGKSHLLLSIPPLLEQHEIKFPTKDFFRQTLRFSDCKEILQRLDNVFKIERDGVIPLEKIRKGRDRCLGELLDVILQKMMALREVSANQFREESSQLLAWQKIWLCEQYTKERTDDWLDTLCDKIVTWIENAYKNAIKHSILLGEAERQYIKTYIDENREVLR from the coding sequence ATGCTTGATCCGGCAATTGCCGCTTTTTTTTCCGAACGAAAAGAGGGATGGCTTAAAAAGAAAATAAAAGCTGGACTAGAAGCATCGGAAGAAGCAGCAATAAGACAGGAGTGTGAAGAGCTCTTTGGGCTTGAAAATTGGTTGCCAAGAGCAGCAAAGCGTATACAACAAATATCAATTTCAACTCATCCCTGTACATTTTCTCATCCCAGCTCGAGAAAAAATAAGAATGGTTACGTCACTGCTATTATTGCTAAGGCACCCTCGGGGGCAGATGGTTATCTTCGAACAGGAAATACTCCTGCTGAATTAGATGCGCTTGGAAATGCAGCAGTGCTTGATGTTTTCAAGTTTCTTTCAATAATGACTGACAATGGCATGACAGTTATTGAGCACATTCGGCAAAATACCGAATGGGCAAAGGCCTTGCTTAATATAAAAGCAGAAAGCCATGAGAATCTGAGAAATGATTTCATTTCAATATTGTCATCCAATGAGACGGTGATTACTAGTTCTAAAATTAAACAGGTTTATTTTCCAATTGGGGATGATTATCATCTTTTATCTATTTTGCATAACTCTGGTTTGATGTTTAAATTGCGTGATCGGATTGATGCATTGAGATTTTCAGATACTGTTAAAAAAGGGCGGGAACTAAAACGAAGTAATAGTTATCATGAGTCTGGATTTAAAGAAATCTATAATATAGTAACCATTGGTTATGGTGGCACAAAGCCACAGAATATTAGTGTATTAAACAATCAGCACGGTGGTAAATCACATCTTTTATTATCAATTCCCCCCTTGCTTGAGCAGCATGAAATAAAGTTCCCTACGAAGGACTTTTTCAGACAGACATTACGTTTCTCTGATTGCAAGGAAATTTTACAACGGCTCGACAATGTATTCAAAATTGAAAGGGATGGGGTAATTCCTTTAGAAAAAATCCGAAAGGGGCGAGACCGCTGCCTCGGTGAGCTTCTGGATGTAATCCTACAAAAAATGATGGCATTGCGGGAAGTCTCCGCCAACCAATTTCGGGAAGAGTCCAGTCAATTGCTTGCTTGGCAAAAAATATGGCTTTGCGAGCAATATACAAAAGAAAGAACAGATGATTGGCTTGATACGCTCTGCGATAAAATTGTGACCTGGATAGAAAACGCCTACAAGAATGCTATTAAGCATTCCATTTTATTAGGAGAGGCAGAGAGACAGTACATCAAGACTTACATTGATGAAAACAGGGAGGTATTGAGATGA
- the csy2 gene encoding type I-F CRISPR-associated protein Csy2 encodes MNTNLILLPHIQIQNANALSSPFTIGFPAMTAWLGAVHALQRKLNKNMFPVTFSAVGVVVHRFKLQIYKGPNDFVYSIIGTGNPLEPKPEKDKPKGNAVRPSFIEEARCHLEASLLIEYEGIEAQDEQPMLELVHQLVLGQFKLAGGDILECRAPEIVRDFNKARASLMPGYALIERRDLMQVAMEQGQDPMDALLDYLAIHHSCTKDIINGKEHVNWQCKRKSRGWIVPIATGFHGISELANALNQRDAGAPHRFAESVVTLGEFKMPYRLESPNDLLWRYHVEPEKNLYLCIQQKAESELDNDDY; translated from the coding sequence ATGAACACTAACCTGATTTTATTACCTCATATACAGATTCAAAATGCCAATGCCTTATCCAGCCCGTTCACCATTGGTTTCCCCGCCATGACTGCCTGGCTTGGTGCCGTGCACGCGCTACAACGAAAATTGAATAAAAACATGTTCCCGGTGACATTCTCAGCAGTTGGCGTTGTTGTGCATCGCTTTAAACTACAGATTTACAAAGGGCCGAATGATTTTGTGTATTCCATCATAGGAACAGGAAATCCATTGGAACCAAAACCTGAAAAAGACAAACCAAAAGGCAATGCCGTGCGGCCCTCCTTTATCGAAGAGGCTCGATGCCATTTAGAAGCTAGTCTTTTAATTGAGTATGAAGGGATAGAAGCCCAGGATGAACAGCCCATGCTTGAACTAGTGCATCAGTTGGTGCTTGGACAATTTAAACTGGCTGGGGGAGATATTCTGGAATGCAGGGCACCTGAAATTGTTAGAGACTTTAACAAAGCGAGAGCCAGTTTAATGCCAGGTTATGCCTTAATTGAGCGACGGGATTTAATGCAGGTGGCTATGGAGCAAGGTCAGGATCCCATGGATGCATTACTTGATTACCTGGCAATCCATCATAGCTGCACTAAAGACATTATAAATGGGAAGGAACATGTCAATTGGCAATGCAAACGTAAGTCAAGGGGGTGGATTGTACCAATTGCCACAGGATTTCATGGAATCAGTGAATTGGCAAATGCACTCAATCAACGTGATGCAGGGGCTCCTCACCGTTTTGCTGAAAGCGTTGTTACTTTGGGCGAATTTAAAATGCCCTATCGTCTGGAGTCGCCGAATGATCTGCTTTGGCGCTACCACGTAGAACCTGAAAAAAATCTTTATCTTTGTATTCAACAAAAAGCAGAATCAGAACTCGACAATGACGACTATTAA
- the csy3 gene encoding type I-F CRISPR-associated protein Csy3, with product MAKKENTASVLAFEKKLIPSDGYMYGCQWENRSKASPLQLIEKSVRGTISNRLKPALQNDPVALNNEVEKPNLQTVDVCSLGSEQDTLQVHFTLKVLGGLNHPSACNNALFKQSYQQAVSHYLEGTGMKELARRYALNIANARFLWRNRFGAEKIQVDVKALNKNSNQKWVFNALDFNPRVMETTSSDVESLASEIAAALASEDDFLIIDITCYAKVGKAQDVYPSEELVLDKGKGEKSKVLYQVDGIAAMHSQKIGNALRTIDTWYPEYSNPVTSAGPIAIEPYGAVTNLGKAFRTPTEKQDFYTFFDRWARGEKLPRVEDEHYVMAVLVRGGVFGESDK from the coding sequence ATGGCTAAGAAAGAAAACACCGCATCTGTGTTAGCGTTTGAAAAAAAATTAATCCCCTCTGATGGGTATATGTATGGTTGCCAATGGGAAAACAGGAGCAAAGCCAGTCCGCTTCAGCTCATTGAAAAATCGGTAAGGGGAACCATCTCAAACCGTCTTAAGCCGGCGTTGCAAAATGATCCGGTGGCACTTAATAACGAAGTTGAGAAGCCAAATCTCCAAACGGTAGATGTCTGCTCGTTAGGTTCAGAACAGGATACGCTTCAAGTTCACTTCACACTTAAAGTTTTAGGCGGATTGAATCATCCCTCGGCGTGCAATAACGCTCTTTTTAAACAGAGTTATCAGCAAGCCGTGAGCCATTATCTGGAGGGAACGGGGATGAAAGAGTTGGCGAGGCGTTATGCACTTAATATCGCCAATGCGCGATTTTTATGGCGCAATCGCTTTGGTGCCGAAAAGATCCAGGTAGACGTTAAAGCATTGAATAAAAATTCAAATCAAAAGTGGGTTTTTAATGCGTTGGATTTTAATCCCCGTGTGATGGAAACAACGAGCAGTGACGTTGAAAGTCTCGCCAGTGAGATTGCTGCTGCATTAGCCAGTGAGGATGATTTTTTGATAATTGATATTACCTGCTACGCTAAGGTTGGTAAGGCCCAGGATGTATATCCCAGTGAGGAATTGGTATTGGATAAGGGGAAAGGCGAAAAAAGTAAAGTACTTTACCAGGTTGATGGAATTGCGGCCATGCATTCACAAAAAATTGGTAATGCCTTACGAACTATTGATACCTGGTATCCAGAATACAGTAACCCAGTGACATCTGCGGGACCAATCGCTATTGAGCCCTATGGTGCAGTCACAAATTTGGGTAAAGCATTCAGAACGCCCACAGAAAAACAGGATTTCTATACTTTTTTTGATCGATGGGCCCGCGGTGAAAAATTACCAAGAGTAGAGGATGAACATTATGTCATGGCTGTTTTGGTCAGGGGCGGCGTATTTGGTGAAAGCGACAAATAG